In Equus caballus isolate H_3958 breed thoroughbred chromosome 7, TB-T2T, whole genome shotgun sequence, one DNA window encodes the following:
- the OR10D1 gene encoding olfactory receptor family 10 subfamily D member 1: MRNASVVTEFILLGIPHTEDLEAMLFVLFLSFYIFTLMGNLLILLAIVSSTRLHTPMYFFLCKLSVCDIFFPSVSSPKMLFYLSGSSRAISYAGCVSQLFFYHFLGCTECFLYTVMAYDRFVAICYPLSYTIIMSHRVCGVLAMGTSLFGCIQATFLTTLTFQLPYCGPNEVDYYFCDIPVMLKLACADTSALEMVGFISVGLMPLSCFLLILTSYSRIVYSILQIRSAEGQRHAFSTCSAHLTAILLFYMPVVLIYLRPTPSPWLDATVQVLNNLVTPMLNPLIYSLRNKEVKSSLRKVLHQLALLPDQL; this comes from the coding sequence ATGAGGAATGCCTCAGTAGTGACAGAATTTATCCTGTTGGGCATCCCACACACAGAGGATCTGGAGGCCATGCTCTTTGTCCTGTTTTTGTCCTTCTACATCTTCACTCTTATGGGGAACCTGCTCATTCTACTGGCAATTGTCTCCTCCACTCGgcttcacacccccatgtacttcttcctgtgTAAACTGTCTGTGTGTGACATATTTTTCCCTTCTGTGAGTTCCCCCAAGATGCTCTTCTACCTCTCGGGAAGCAGCCGAGCCATCTCTTATGCAGGCTGCGTATCCCAGCTCTTCTTCTACCATTTCCTGGGCTGTACCGAGTGTTTCCTGTACAcagtgatggcctatgaccgctttGTTGCCATATGTTACCCTCTAAGCTACACCATAATCATGAGTCACAGAGTGTGTGGAGTCTTGGCCATGGGAACCTCTTTGTTTGGCTGTATTCAGGCCACCTTTCTAACCACTCTCACCTTCCAATTGCCCTACTGTGGCCCTAATGAGGTGGACTATTACTTCTGTGATATCCCAGTGATGCTGAAGCTGGCTTGTGCAGATACCTCAGCTCTGGAGATGGTGGGGTTCATTAGTGTGGGCCTCATGCCCCTCAGctgcttccttctcatcctcACCTCCTACAGTCGTATCGTCTACTCCATCCTGCAGATCCGCTCTGCAGAAGGCCAGCGTCATGCCTTCTCTACCTGCAGTGCCCACCTCACTGCTATCCTGCTTTTCTACATGCCAGTGGTCCTCATCTACCTAAGGCCAACTCCAAGTCCCTGGTTGGATGCAACTGTTCAAGTCCTGAATAACCTGGTGACCCCTATGTTGAACCCCTTGATCTACAGCCTCAGGAATAAAGAGGTAAAATCATCTCTGAGGAAGGTTCTGCATCAACTGGCCTTACTTCCAGACCAGTTGTAG
- the OR10D1 gene encoding olfactory receptor family 10 subfamily D member 1 isoform X1 has product MRNASVVTEFILLGIPHTEDLEAMLFVLFLSFYIFTLMGNLLILLAIVSSTRLHTPMYFFLCKLSVCDIFFPSVSSPKMLFYLSGSSRAISYAGCVSQLFFYHFLGCTECFLYTVMAYDRFVAICYPLSYTIIMSHRVCGVLAMGTSLFGCIQATFLTTLTFQLPYCGPNEVDYYFCDIPVMLKLACADTSALEMVGFISVGLMPLSCFLLILTSYSRIVYSILQIRSAEGQRHAFSTCSAHLTAILLFYMPVVLIYLRPTPSPWLDATVQVLNNLVTPMLNPLIYSLRNKEFQREKL; this is encoded by the exons ATGAGGAATGCCTCAGTAGTGACAGAATTTATCCTGTTGGGCATCCCACACACAGAGGATCTGGAGGCCATGCTCTTTGTCCTGTTTTTGTCCTTCTACATCTTCACTCTTATGGGGAACCTGCTCATTCTACTGGCAATTGTCTCCTCCACTCGgcttcacacccccatgtacttcttcctgtgTAAACTGTCTGTGTGTGACATATTTTTCCCTTCTGTGAGTTCCCCCAAGATGCTCTTCTACCTCTCGGGAAGCAGCCGAGCCATCTCTTATGCAGGCTGCGTATCCCAGCTCTTCTTCTACCATTTCCTGGGCTGTACCGAGTGTTTCCTGTACAcagtgatggcctatgaccgctttGTTGCCATATGTTACCCTCTAAGCTACACCATAATCATGAGTCACAGAGTGTGTGGAGTCTTGGCCATGGGAACCTCTTTGTTTGGCTGTATTCAGGCCACCTTTCTAACCACTCTCACCTTCCAATTGCCCTACTGTGGCCCTAATGAGGTGGACTATTACTTCTGTGATATCCCAGTGATGCTGAAGCTGGCTTGTGCAGATACCTCAGCTCTGGAGATGGTGGGGTTCATTAGTGTGGGCCTCATGCCCCTCAGctgcttccttctcatcctcACCTCCTACAGTCGTATCGTCTACTCCATCCTGCAGATCCGCTCTGCAGAAGGCCAGCGTCATGCCTTCTCTACCTGCAGTGCCCACCTCACTGCTATCCTGCTTTTCTACATGCCAGTGGTCCTCATCTACCTAAGGCCAACTCCAAGTCCCTGGTTGGATGCAACTGTTCAAGTCCTGAATAACCTGGTGACCCCTATGTTGAACCCCTTGATCTACAGCCTCAGGAATAAAGAG ttccagagagagaaactgtAA